In Clostridium sp. DL-VIII, the following proteins share a genomic window:
- a CDS encoding HAMP domain-containing sensor histidine kinase gives METLKKFLMNKYMIAYLYISSILAYFILNLVVSDKMHILLIFRIFYISLSIVIFMFFKQVRKIREEYISRIVIMFFSLMIFICTFEFIMDITGVGIINEPFKGIESSRDSMLLMESFVGYILSEYYLNKRQLKRLSYIVFNFIIILTILTYFDDIFLSFIEKVYPAIEGVLFIKIALSLKNEDPLKEYGWNIIKTYVFYTAVIVMINIYGFVRNDSYLPLILAEVIHLISFRIAWNIVIFQLVRKPYKALSKSLGKQNSYLDELNYKISASNKRLEKSINLLKSKEYLYYTFFKFMPHPIIMLNSENDRIIFVNKQFLKFAGIHKERNIINKHINNYIEFIDRNHDKTDYNAIFHIGSQKKYIEAKYLSNYEDFTKKLLLIKDNTTKVQIEEIKKEVESNKIDESIRKEFLSSISHDLKTPVNVIYSAMQVEKIYIEKADVSLLTKYHNICKQNCISLIKLTNNLIDNSKINSDYLIPRIENINVVEAIEDNVMSLVDYVKLNNIDLIFDTNTEECYLNIDIEFMDRIILNLVSNAVKFTPDGGKIEVILHDRGEKVEILVKDSGSGIDEEFISNAFNRYAVGKNCKFSRKSGTGIGLCVVKQLVELQSGNIEIKRNEDIGTTVKMEFPKGE, from the coding sequence ATGGAGACATTGAAGAAATTTCTTATGAATAAATATATGATTGCATATCTGTATATATCTAGTATACTTGCATATTTTATATTAAATCTTGTAGTTAGTGATAAGATGCATATATTATTAATATTTAGAATCTTTTATATAAGCTTAAGCATAGTTATATTTATGTTTTTTAAACAAGTAAGAAAAATTCGTGAGGAATATATTTCTAGAATTGTAATAATGTTTTTTTCATTGATGATTTTTATATGTACATTTGAATTTATAATGGATATTACTGGAGTTGGTATTATAAATGAACCTTTTAAAGGAATAGAATCGAGTAGAGATAGCATGCTTTTAATGGAAAGTTTTGTAGGATATATATTAAGTGAATACTATTTAAATAAAAGACAGCTAAAAAGATTATCATATATTGTATTTAATTTTATTATAATTCTTACTATATTAACTTATTTTGATGATATATTTTTAAGTTTCATAGAAAAAGTTTATCCTGCCATTGAAGGAGTATTATTTATAAAAATAGCTTTAAGTTTAAAAAATGAAGATCCATTAAAGGAATATGGATGGAATATCATTAAAACTTATGTCTTTTATACGGCAGTTATAGTTATGATAAATATATATGGCTTTGTTCGCAATGACTCATATTTACCTTTAATATTAGCTGAAGTTATTCATCTAATAAGCTTTAGAATAGCATGGAATATTGTTATATTTCAATTAGTACGAAAACCATATAAAGCTTTATCAAAATCATTAGGTAAGCAAAATAGTTACTTAGATGAATTAAATTATAAAATATCAGCTAGTAATAAAAGATTAGAAAAATCAATAAATCTTTTGAAAAGTAAAGAATATTTATATTATACATTTTTTAAATTTATGCCACATCCAATTATTATGTTAAATTCAGAGAATGACAGGATTATATTTGTAAATAAACAATTTTTAAAATTTGCTGGCATTCATAAAGAAAGGAATATAATAAACAAACATATAAACAATTATATTGAATTTATAGATAGAAATCATGATAAGACGGATTATAATGCAATCTTTCATATTGGAAGTCAGAAAAAATACATTGAGGCAAAATATTTATCAAATTATGAAGATTTCACAAAAAAGTTATTATTAATTAAGGATAATACAACTAAAGTACAAATTGAAGAAATAAAAAAAGAAGTTGAAAGCAATAAAATTGATGAGAGTATTAGGAAAGAATTTCTTTCAAGCATAAGCCATGATTTGAAAACTCCTGTGAATGTAATTTATTCAGCAATGCAGGTGGAAAAAATATATATTGAGAAAGCGGATGTATCTTTATTAACGAAATATCATAATATATGTAAACAAAATTGCATCTCACTTATTAAATTAACTAATAATTTAATAGATAATTCTAAAATAAATTCTGATTATCTTATTCCAAGAATAGAGAATATTAATGTAGTAGAAGCTATAGAAGATAATGTAATGTCACTAGTTGACTATGTTAAGCTTAATAATATAGATTTAATTTTTGATACTAATACAGAAGAATGTTATTTAAATATTGACATTGAGTTTATGGATAGAATAATTTTAAATTTAGTTTCAAATGCTGTGAAGTTTACTCCAGATGGAGGGAAGATAGAGGTAATATTACATGATAGAGGTGAAAAGGTTGAAATTTTAGTAAAGGATAGTGGAAGCGGAATTGACGAAGAATTTATTAGCAATGCATTTAACAGATATGCAGTAGGTAAAAATTGTAAGTTCAGCCGCAAGAGTGGGACAGGAATTGGTCTTTGTGTAGTAAAACAATTGGTTGAACTACAAAGTGGAAACATAGAAATAAAAAGAAATGAAGATATAGGAACAACTGTAAAAATGGAATTCCCAAAAGGAGAGTAG
- a CDS encoding HAMP domain-containing sensor histidine kinase, protein MHNNVFLLVSKISIDNSMRKYIVGSILLIISVVFVKHFEIYLLLDNVITIAAIVAFMYVNMIRTRFVDNTFMKGFGIMYLILTSIISINFIGIMSVVEFVPKHYIFLLCSIQAIFEYCIIGNVLRLKNSNLMSLIICIFYTVIVAVLLAVGEDYRETFLINSIVLSLLLSIGICITYLKNILKIRSKFSSEEATQVVVYAISIMSNYIGLISFIYGYIEITEIIITIKTVALLKFYNYMTSEILCNSAEKINNNIEIAIKTKKDLNSILKRRNAILKDINIMIKRSGDKNNKLIDSIYGGVFLFYSNKLQYINKSASETLNISIDEILGIDLCDFINKYFDITLEYIKKSQNYIPWAKMKGSNLDVEIFLISIDNNSKVLYIHDISEINENRKIKEALEECLKEDEIKKEFFANTSHELKTPINLIFSALQVDQIYLKENNMDGVNKNRKIIKQNCLRLIRTINNFIDANKISEGYVNPDCRIYNIVELVESAALASNKYIRLIENTLTFDADEEEIYVYCDKDMITRIVLNILSNSVKYGKMGGNINVSVRNYMDNYVVIKIENDGLKIDKETIPYIFDKFTKLNKAFNRLKEGSGLGLFLTKALIELQGGTIKLLSDESGNKFIITMLRVANPEYKESIEDHWNMNPLEEKVDVEFSDIYIE, encoded by the coding sequence ATGCATAATAATGTTTTTCTTTTAGTAAGCAAAATAAGTATAGATAATAGTATGAGAAAGTATATAGTTGGAAGTATATTATTAATTATATCTGTAGTTTTTGTGAAACATTTTGAAATTTATCTGCTATTAGATAATGTTATTACAATAGCAGCAATTGTGGCTTTTATGTATGTCAATATGATAAGAACAAGATTTGTTGATAATACATTTATGAAAGGTTTTGGAATTATGTATTTAATTCTAACTTCAATAATAAGCATAAATTTTATTGGGATTATGTCTGTAGTTGAATTTGTTCCAAAACATTATATATTTCTCTTGTGTAGTATTCAAGCTATCTTTGAGTACTGCATAATAGGAAATGTTCTTAGATTAAAAAACAGTAATTTAATGAGTCTTATAATCTGTATATTTTATACTGTGATAGTTGCAGTATTACTTGCTGTCGGGGAGGATTACAGAGAGACATTTTTAATCAATAGTATTGTTTTAAGTTTATTATTAAGTATAGGTATATGTATAACATATTTAAAAAATATTTTAAAAATTAGATCTAAGTTTTCAAGTGAAGAAGCTACTCAAGTAGTAGTTTATGCAATTTCTATAATGAGCAACTATATAGGGTTGATATCCTTTATTTATGGCTATATTGAAATTACTGAAATTATAATAACTATAAAGACTGTTGCTTTGCTAAAGTTTTACAACTATATGACAAGTGAAATACTTTGTAATTCGGCGGAAAAAATTAATAACAATATAGAAATAGCAATTAAAACAAAGAAAGATCTTAATAGCATATTAAAAAGGAGAAATGCAATTTTAAAAGATATTAATATTATGATTAAAAGGAGTGGAGATAAAAACAATAAATTAATAGATTCTATTTATGGAGGGGTATTTTTATTCTATTCCAATAAGCTTCAATATATAAATAAAAGTGCTTCAGAAACATTAAATATAAGTATAGATGAAATTTTAGGAATTGATTTATGCGATTTTATAAATAAATATTTTGATATAACTTTAGAGTATATAAAAAAATCACAAAATTATATTCCTTGGGCAAAGATGAAAGGCAGCAATTTAGATGTAGAAATATTTTTAATTTCTATAGATAATAATAGTAAAGTTTTATATATTCACGATATAAGTGAAATAAATGAAAATAGAAAGATAAAAGAGGCGCTTGAAGAATGTCTAAAGGAAGATGAAATTAAAAAAGAATTTTTTGCAAATACTTCTCATGAGCTTAAAACACCTATAAATTTAATATTTTCCGCATTACAAGTTGATCAGATTTATTTAAAAGAAAATAATATGGATGGGGTAAACAAGAATAGGAAGATAATAAAACAAAATTGTCTTAGATTAATAAGGACTATAAATAATTTTATAGATGCTAATAAAATTTCAGAAGGTTACGTAAATCCTGATTGCAGAATATACAATATAGTAGAACTTGTAGAAAGTGCTGCACTAGCATCAAATAAGTATATAAGATTAATTGAAAATACTTTGACTTTTGATGCAGATGAAGAAGAAATTTATGTATATTGTGATAAGGATATGATTACAAGAATTGTACTAAACATACTTTCAAATTCTGTTAAGTATGGAAAAATGGGTGGAAATATAAATGTCAGTGTAAGAAATTATATGGATAATTATGTGGTTATAAAAATTGAAAATGATGGTTTAAAAATTGATAAGGAAACAATTCCGTATATATTTGATAAATTCACTAAATTGAATAAAGCTTTTAATAGATTGAAGGAAGGCAGTGGATTAGGTTTGTTTTTAACTAAAGCACTGATTGAGCTTCAAGGCGGAACTATAAAACTTTTATCAGATGAAAGTGGAAATAAATTTATAATTACTATGCTTAGAGTAGCGAATCCAGAATATAAAGAATCAATTGAAGATCACTGGAATATGAATCCATTAGAGGAGAAAGTGGATGTAGAATTTTCTGATATATATATAGAATAA
- a CDS encoding TspO/MBR family protein, with translation MIGKSEKNRKFRIIPLIISIGLPLLIGGISSLIIPNMSSIYKSLNKPFFAPPPIVFPIVWTILYILMGIASYMVYIKKFKSVDVSSAMFVYLIQLLLNFLWTIIFFGFRLYGLAFLELFILIIFVILTIKRFYDKAGKKAALLMFPYLIWLIYAAALNFFIWMLNEM, from the coding sequence ATGATTGGTAAATCCGAGAAAAATAGAAAATTTAGAATTATCCCACTAATTATATCAATAGGACTTCCTCTTCTGATTGGAGGCATATCATCATTAATAATTCCAAACATGAGTTCAATATATAAAAGCTTAAACAAACCATTTTTTGCACCTCCCCCAATAGTATTCCCAATTGTATGGACCATTCTCTATATACTTATGGGAATAGCTTCATATATGGTATATATAAAAAAGTTTAAATCTGTTGATGTGAGTTCTGCAATGTTTGTATATTTAATACAATTACTTCTCAATTTTTTATGGACAATAATCTTTTTTGGCTTCAGGCTTTATGGCTTAGCCTTTTTAGAATTATTCATACTTATTATATTTGTAATCTTAACAATCAAAAGATTTTATGATAAAGCTGGTAAAAAAGCAGCATTATTAATGTTTCCATACTTAATCTGGCTCATATATGCAGCAGCACTTAACTTCTTTATCTGGATGCTGAATGAAATGTAA
- a CDS encoding AAA family ATPase: MKKELTPSEIIFCASCTDTIKKNKNDRIPELTPTLNKIKKSLTIQKDGYNIYYVDSFSKEKMKKLIENINGVYETLPPPKDICYVTSLDQLNPIALFLPNGKGSLLKEMIEDIKEKYLECIINFYSNSSDDEKEEIIEEISEKRSNYITKLMESAKTKNFDVKATSGGFVFIPLKDEGNEMTENEYEKLESTTQETIESQATKLKKEAEGILEALKDIEIRSIERLKNIYKDFIKKSMQKYKDDLLLQFISQDDVYKYLLQMYDDVEEKIIECYTINLDEDEEYIKEIFSKYDVNVIVDNSSIDHPRVIYEDDPTITNLIGNIEYRNSNGGYITDVSLISAGSLLKANEGCLILRLNSLISSGVSYYYLKKTLIHGKVSYNYTRNYLEMISIAGLKPESIPINLKVILIGDYESFRILYDNDEDFKRVFPIKIEAESEVKYNIAIRNSIESIIKEKIKKDNLLEIANDAFDEIIKFLSRISGEKYKISVDDYYINKLLYLGNNNAKEAGRKVIKKQDIIDVAYEDEKILEDMMEGYKNRKILITTSGKMVGVINALSVVGNGSYSFGKPMRVTCLSYMGDGRIIDIHRECKMSGNIHEKSISILRGLITKLVSPYERLPVDLQLSFEQTYGMVEGDSASVAEIICILSALSQKPIRQNIAVTGSINQFGEIQAIGGVNEKVEGFHRVCSIVDKINDKGVLIPSANVDELILRSEVEEDIRKKKFHIYTMETLDDAIELLMLSEGETVKSFYKEIENEMLKYKSGKKKK, from the coding sequence ATGAAGAAAGAATTAACTCCAAGTGAAATTATTTTTTGTGCATCTTGCACAGATACAATTAAAAAAAACAAGAATGATAGAATACCTGAATTAACGCCTACTTTAAATAAAATCAAGAAGAGTTTAACCATTCAAAAAGACGGATACAATATATATTATGTGGATTCATTTTCAAAAGAAAAAATGAAAAAATTAATAGAAAATATCAATGGCGTGTATGAAACTCTACCTCCGCCTAAAGATATTTGCTATGTGACATCTTTAGATCAACTAAATCCTATTGCTCTATTTTTACCAAATGGTAAAGGTAGTTTACTAAAGGAAATGATTGAAGATATTAAAGAGAAATATCTTGAATGCATAATAAATTTTTATAGTAACTCTTCAGATGATGAGAAGGAAGAGATAATTGAAGAGATAAGTGAAAAAAGAAGTAATTATATAACTAAACTCATGGAATCTGCAAAAACTAAAAATTTTGATGTTAAAGCAACTAGCGGTGGATTTGTTTTTATACCATTAAAGGACGAGGGCAATGAAATGACTGAAAATGAGTATGAAAAGCTAGAATCTACGACCCAGGAAACTATAGAGAGTCAAGCAACAAAATTAAAAAAGGAAGCAGAAGGTATTTTAGAAGCATTAAAGGACATTGAGATAAGATCAATTGAAAGACTTAAAAATATTTATAAAGATTTTATTAAAAAGAGTATGCAGAAATATAAAGATGATTTATTATTACAATTTATTTCTCAGGATGATGTTTATAAGTATTTGCTTCAAATGTATGATGATGTAGAAGAAAAAATAATCGAATGTTATACCATAAATCTAGATGAAGATGAGGAATATATCAAAGAAATATTTTCTAAATATGATGTAAATGTAATTGTTGATAATTCTAGCATAGATCATCCAAGAGTCATTTATGAAGATGATCCAACCATTACAAATTTAATCGGAAATATTGAATATAGAAACAGTAATGGAGGGTATATCACGGATGTTTCATTGATTAGTGCAGGCAGTTTGTTAAAGGCTAATGAAGGTTGTTTAATATTAAGATTAAATTCTTTAATAAGCAGTGGGGTAAGTTATTATTATTTAAAAAAGACATTAATCCATGGGAAAGTAAGTTACAATTATACCAGGAATTATCTAGAAATGATTTCTATTGCAGGATTGAAGCCGGAATCTATTCCAATAAACCTAAAAGTGATTTTAATAGGAGATTATGAGAGTTTTAGAATACTTTACGATAATGATGAAGATTTTAAGAGAGTCTTTCCAATTAAAATTGAAGCGGAATCTGAAGTGAAATATAATATAGCTATCAGGAACTCTATTGAATCAATAATTAAAGAAAAAATAAAGAAGGATAATTTATTAGAAATAGCAAATGATGCATTTGATGAAATAATAAAATTCTTATCTAGGATTAGTGGAGAAAAATATAAGATATCAGTAGATGATTATTATATAAATAAGCTATTGTATTTAGGTAACAATAATGCAAAAGAAGCTGGAAGGAAAGTTATAAAGAAACAAGATATAATAGATGTTGCATATGAGGATGAAAAGATTTTGGAAGATATGATGGAAGGGTATAAAAATAGGAAAATTTTAATCACCACAAGCGGAAAAATGGTTGGAGTAATCAATGCTCTTTCAGTAGTTGGAAATGGATCGTATAGTTTTGGAAAGCCAATGAGGGTAACATGTTTGTCATACATGGGTGATGGAAGAATAATAGATATTCATAGGGAATGCAAAATGAGTGGAAATATTCATGAAAAATCTATTAGTATACTTCGGGGATTAATAACAAAATTAGTAAGCCCTTATGAAAGGCTTCCGGTAGATCTTCAATTGAGCTTTGAACAAACCTATGGAATGGTTGAAGGTGACAGCGCATCTGTTGCAGAAATTATTTGTATTCTTTCAGCTTTAAGTCAAAAGCCTATAAGACAAAATATTGCGGTGACTGGCTCTATAAATCAGTTCGGAGAAATTCAGGCAATTGGAGGCGTTAATGAGAAAGTTGAGGGGTTTCATAGAGTATGCAGTATAGTAGATAAAATAAATGATAAGGGCGTTTTGATTCCAAGTGCAAATGTAGATGAATTAATATTAAGAAGTGAAGTTGAAGAAGATATTAGAAAAAAGAAATTTCACATTTATACAATGGAAACTTTAGATGATGCTATTGAATTATTAATGTTAAGTGAAGGGGAAACTGTAAAAAGTTTTTATAAAGAAATAGAAAATGAAATGCTAAAATATAAGAGTGGGAAAAAGAAGAAATAG
- the spoIIAA gene encoding anti-sigma F factor antagonist gives MYLKFEKHGNALIVILSGELDHNSAEEVRVRIDDRIDRDNIDKVILNFSEVTFMDSSGIGAVLGRYKKISNKGGKLCIAEPNKNVNRIFELAGLYKIIKNYNTVDEAVRCI, from the coding sequence ATGTATTTGAAATTTGAAAAGCATGGAAATGCTTTAATAGTTATTCTTAGCGGCGAATTAGATCATAATAGCGCTGAAGAAGTTAGAGTTAGGATAGATGATAGGATTGATAGAGATAATATAGATAAAGTTATTTTAAATTTTTCAGAGGTTACCTTCATGGATAGTTCTGGAATAGGAGCCGTTCTTGGAAGATATAAAAAAATATCTAATAAGGGTGGAAAACTCTGCATTGCAGAACCAAATAAAAACGTTAATAGGATATTTGAACTTGCAGGTTTATATAAAATTATTAAAAATTATAATACTGTAGATGAAGCAGTAAGGTGCATTTAG
- the spoIIAB gene encoding anti-sigma F factor, translating into MADNKMSIEFVSKSQNEGFARVAVAAFVAQLDPTIDEINDVKTAVSEAVTNSIIHGYENREDGIIKIEAETNENEVTIAITDKGIGIDDVKQAMEPLYTSRPDLERSGMGFTVMETFMDELEVESKKGTGTKVVIKKKFNMVS; encoded by the coding sequence ATGGCTGACAATAAAATGAGCATAGAATTTGTAAGCAAATCTCAAAATGAGGGTTTTGCAAGAGTTGCAGTTGCGGCTTTTGTTGCTCAATTAGATCCAACAATTGACGAAATCAATGATGTTAAAACGGCAGTATCAGAAGCGGTTACTAATTCTATAATACATGGATATGAAAATAGAGAAGACGGAATTATTAAAATCGAAGCAGAGACTAATGAGAATGAAGTAACCATAGCAATTACTGATAAAGGAATTGGCATTGATGATGTAAAGCAGGCTATGGAACCACTATATACATCAAGACCGGATTTAGAAAGATCAGGTATGGGCTTTACTGTAATGGAAACATTTATGGATGAGTTAGAAGTAGAGAGTAAAAAGGGAACTGGTACAAAGGTGGTAATTAAGAAGAAATTCAACATGGTAAGTTAG
- the sigF gene encoding RNA polymerase sporulation sigma factor SigF yields MDKEDLSREDYNYNKNPELLILARNGDADAMNKLIEMNLPLVSSISKKFLNRGYDYEDIFQIGSIGLVKAINNFDLTYNVKFSTYAVPMIIGEIKRFLRDDGMIKVSRNVKSLARKVHFYKEILTKKLKRSPTIEELAEYANVDKEEILFAIESSNSLQYLYDTIHQDDGAPVLLIDKLSEKSIDDGNLIERIALKEALRSLDSKARQIIMLRYFKDKTQVQVAKMLGISQVQVSRIEKKVLSEMKKKLEE; encoded by the coding sequence ATGGACAAAGAGGATTTAAGTAGAGAGGATTATAATTATAATAAGAATCCTGAGTTATTAATTTTAGCAAGAAATGGTGATGCCGATGCAATGAATAAATTAATCGAGATGAATCTGCCATTGGTATCATCCATAAGCAAAAAGTTTTTAAATAGGGGATATGACTATGAAGATATATTTCAAATTGGATCAATTGGACTTGTAAAAGCTATAAATAATTTTGATTTAACTTATAATGTTAAATTTTCAACTTATGCAGTTCCTATGATTATAGGAGAAATTAAAAGATTTTTAAGAGATGACGGAATGATAAAAGTAAGCCGTAATGTTAAAAGTCTGGCACGAAAGGTACATTTTTATAAAGAAATTTTAACTAAAAAGCTTAAAAGATCACCAACGATAGAGGAACTTGCGGAATATGCCAATGTTGATAAAGAAGAGATTTTATTTGCAATAGAATCTTCTAATAGTTTACAGTATTTGTATGATACAATACATCAAGATGATGGAGCACCAGTGCTTTTAATAGATAAACTAAGTGAGAAAAGCATAGATGATGGGAATCTCATTGAGAGGATAGCGTTGAAGGAGGCACTTAGAAGCTTAGATAGCAAAGCAAGACAAATTATAATGCTGCGCTATTTTAAAGACAAAACCCAGGTTCAAGTGGCTAAAATGCTTGGAATAAGCCAGGTTCAAGTATCAAGAATCGAAAAGAAAGTCTTATCCGAAATGAAAAAGAAATTAGAAGAATAA
- the spoVAC gene encoding stage V sporulation protein AC, whose protein sequence is MKEEKVKQKFQTMAAEATPKSKIITDCLKAFLVGGLICDVGQFIYNTAVGLGFPEEQVMNIVPIIMIFLGALLTGTGIYSKLANFGGAGTVVPITGFSNAVVSPAIEFKKEGFIFGVAAKMFTIAGPVLVYGIGSSVIVGIIYYIITLF, encoded by the coding sequence ATGAAAGAAGAAAAAGTTAAGCAAAAGTTTCAAACTATGGCAGCTGAAGCTACACCAAAATCTAAAATAATTACAGATTGTTTAAAAGCATTTTTAGTTGGTGGATTAATTTGTGATGTAGGTCAGTTTATTTATAATACAGCAGTAGGACTTGGATTTCCGGAGGAGCAAGTGATGAATATTGTACCAATAATAATGATATTTTTAGGAGCACTACTCACAGGAACAGGCATATATTCAAAGTTAGCCAATTTCGGAGGAGCAGGTACAGTCGTTCCAATAACAGGTTTCTCAAATGCAGTAGTGTCACCAGCTATAGAGTTTAAGAAAGAGGGCTTTATATTTGGAGTCGCGGCTAAAATGTTTACTATTGCGGGTCCTGTATTAGTATATGGAATTGGAAGCTCTGTGATTGTAGGGATAATCTATTACATAATTACATTATTTTAA
- the spoVAD gene encoding stage V sporulation protein AD, with product MQIHNKKIGGQTVKLDNPPKIIAAHSIVGPKEGEGPLCSYFDEILNDDTLGEESFEKAESQMMFTAISEALKKANLKETDIDYLFSGDLLNQIISSSFAAREFSIPFFGLYGACSTMSESLSLASIIMDGGFAKYVVATTSSHFSSAERQFRFPLEYGSQRPQTSQWTVTGSGAVILGHEGNYPEVTYVTTGKVKDYGQKDANNMGAAMAPAAVDTIANHFKDTGRKPEDYDIIATGDLGVIGRELADKLIQEFGYDIRKQHIDCGEIIFDNEKQNTKSGGSGCGCSAVVFTGYLYKRLIKKEIKKVLLVSTGALMSTTSSLQGETIPGIAHAVAIEMN from the coding sequence ATGCAAATTCATAATAAAAAGATAGGTGGTCAGACAGTAAAATTAGATAATCCACCAAAGATAATAGCAGCACATTCAATAGTAGGTCCTAAGGAAGGTGAAGGACCTTTATGTAGTTACTTCGACGAAATATTAAATGATGACACTTTAGGAGAAGAGAGCTTTGAGAAGGCAGAAAGTCAAATGATGTTTACAGCCATATCAGAAGCTTTAAAAAAAGCAAATTTAAAGGAAACAGATATAGATTATTTATTCTCTGGAGATTTATTAAATCAAATAATATCGTCAAGTTTTGCAGCTAGAGAATTTAGTATTCCTTTTTTTGGATTGTATGGAGCATGTTCTACTATGTCAGAATCATTGAGTTTAGCGTCGATAATAATGGATGGCGGCTTTGCTAAATATGTGGTTGCAACGACTTCTTCTCACTTTAGTTCAGCTGAAAGACAATTTAGATTTCCACTTGAATATGGATCACAAAGGCCACAGACATCACAATGGACAGTAACCGGTTCAGGAGCAGTAATTCTTGGACATGAAGGAAATTATCCTGAAGTAACCTATGTAACAACTGGGAAAGTAAAAGATTATGGACAGAAGGATGCAAATAATATGGGAGCAGCTATGGCACCAGCTGCTGTTGATACAATTGCAAATCATTTTAAAGATACAGGAAGAAAACCTGAGGATTATGATATTATAGCAACAGGAGATTTAGGTGTAATAGGAAGAGAACTTGCAGATAAGTTAATACAAGAATTTGGGTATGATATTAGAAAGCAGCATATAGACTGTGGGGAAATTATATTTGATAATGAAAAACAAAATACTAAGTCCGGTGGAAGCGGATGTGGATGTTCAGCAGTTGTATTTACCGGATATTTATATAAAAGGCTTATAAAGAAGGAAATTAAGAAAGTATTACTAGTTTCAACAGGTGCACTTATGAGTACGACATCATCACTTCAAGGAGAAACTATTCCTGGAATAGCTCATGCGGTTGCTATTGAAATGAATTAA
- the spoVAE gene encoding stage V sporulation protein AE, with product MNYISAFIVGGIICVIGQILIDTTKLTPGRILVVFVVMGVVVGAFGWYDKLINIGGAGATVPLPSFGNALAKAAIKDVKETGLIGAFTGGIKGAAGGITASIFFGYLMALIFNPKTKK from the coding sequence ATGAATTATATAAGTGCATTTATAGTTGGCGGGATTATCTGTGTTATAGGACAAATACTTATAGATACTACTAAATTAACACCCGGAAGAATATTAGTAGTATTTGTGGTTATGGGAGTTGTTGTAGGAGCCTTTGGATGGTACGATAAATTAATAAACATTGGCGGTGCTGGTGCTACAGTTCCTCTTCCGAGTTTTGGAAATGCATTAGCTAAAGCAGCAATAAAGGATGTAAAAGAAACTGGACTTATAGGTGCTTTCACAGGGGGAATAAAAGGTGCTGCCGGCGGGATAACAGCATCAATATTTTTTGGATATTTAATGGCACTTATATTTAACCCAAAAACAAAAAAATAG